A region of Vitis vinifera cultivar Pinot Noir 40024 chromosome 13, ASM3070453v1 DNA encodes the following proteins:
- the LOC100259437 gene encoding glycosyltransferase BC10, protein MLPSRTPLVVSYAFLLCLPLFCLFPPKFLTLKLAQIDPPCFKRSAIARPGSTNPKPKIAFLFLTNSNLSFAPLWELFFQGNSHLYNIYIHADPTSSFVSPGGIFANRSIPAIHTKRASPTLIAAERRLLAAALADDPLNLYFALLSQHCIPLHSFRFLYRTLFTETVRFPYRSFIEILSGEPNLEERYVARGETAMLPEVPFEQFRVGSQFFVLTRRHAMMVVKEKRLWRKFNLPCFNRHTCYPEEHYFPTFLSMEDPLGCTHYTLTRVNWTGNLDGHPHLYGADEVSPELIYELRISNSTYSFMFARKFSVDSLEPLIQIAKPVIFSD, encoded by the coding sequence ATGTTGCCATCCCGGACACCATTGGTAGTTTCCTATGCTTTCTTACTTTGTCTCCCTCTTTTCTGCCTCTTTCCCCCTAAATTCCTCACTCTCAAGCTCGCTCAAATCGATCCCCCCTGCTTCAAGAGATCCGCCATCGCCCGACCCGGAAGCACAAACCCCAAACCCAAAATCGCCTTCCTCTTCCTCACCAACTCTAATCTCTCCTTTGCTCCACTATGGGAGCTCTTCTTCCAAGGCAACTCCCATCTCTACAACATCTACATCCACGCCGACCCCACCTCCTCATTCGTATCCCCTGGTGGAATCTTCGCCAACCGATCCATCCCTGCCATACACACTAAACGTGCCTCCCCCACACTCATTGCAGCTGAGAGGAGGCTTCTTGCTGCCGCCCTCGCTGACGACCCCTTGAACCTCTACTTCGCTCTGCTGTCCCAACACTGCATCCCCCTCCATTCCTTCCGCTTTCTTTATCGTACCCTCTTCACAGAGACCGTCCGCTTCCCCTATCGAAGCTTTATCGAGATCCTCTCCGGTGAGCCCAATTTGGAGGAGCGTTATGTGGCTAGAGGGGAAACGGCGATGCTGCCGGAGGTCCCGTTCGAGCAGTTCAGGGTAGGTTCACAGTTCTTTGTGTTGACACGGCGACACGCGATGATGGTGGTGAAAGAGAAAAGATTGTGGAGGAAATTCAACCTACCGTGCTTCAACAGACACACCTGTTACCCGGAGGAGCATTACTTTCCTACATTCTTGTCTATGGAAGATCCCCTGGGCTGCACCCACTATACCCTCACTCGGGTTAATTGGACTGGCAATCTTGATGGCCACCCCCATTTGTACGGTGCGGATGAGGTGTCGCCGGAGCTTATATACGAGTTGAGGATTTCCAATTCGACCTACTCTTTCATGTTCGCTCGGAAGTTTTCGGTGGATAGCTTGGAACCCTTGATTCAGATTGCTAAGCCTGTGATTTTCAGTGACTGA